TCCTACGCGCACCGGCGTGAACTTCGCCCACGGTCCTTCGAGTTTGTAGATCTCGTCCAAGAAATAGCTTTCGCGCAGATGGGAATCCAAATCGATGATCATCGCTTCACCTCGTCATGCCGTATTCAAACGCGTCCCTATTTGCCTCCGACCGCCTGGATGAACGACTTGTCGATCATCTCGTCCACGGTAATCTTGCGCTTGATTCTCCCCGCCTCGAATTCCTGCTCGATCACCACCGGAATAGGCTTCTCCGCGATCTTGCCGTTCACCGGGAAGGAATCGCGATACTCGTCGTAACCCGCGGGCGCGTACGCCGGGTCCATCCGGACGTATTTTCGAATGGCCCTGACGGCGTCTTCTTTATTCTGGTGGGTATGCCGGACGCCGCGCTGATAGGCGCGCAGGAACTTCGTGACCTGATCCTTTTCCTTTGCCAGCCATGATTCCCGCGCCGCGAAGGTTTCGTACGGCCATTCGGGGAAAATCTCCTTCAGATCGAACAGTTTGTTATAACCCTTGGACTTGGCGATCTCCGTGACCGGAAACCAGACGATGCTGGCATCGACACCGCCGGCCTCGAGCGCGGCGAAGCGGGCGGGCGTGCTCCCGATCTGAAGGATAGTGACCTCCTTGGGATTGACGCCGAAGTGCTGCACGGTTGCGCGCGTGAGAAAGTCCGTGAGCGAGCCGAAGCGGCTGATGGCGAAGCGTTTGCCCTTCGCCTCTTTCATCGACTTGAAGCTCGAATGCGAATAAAGCTGGAAAGGCATGATGTTGCTGATGCCCCAAAAATTCCTCACGTCCACGATACCGCTCGCCCGCCCTCCGATCGTCTCGACAAACGCGCTTCCCATGATCTGGACGTCGCCGCCGGCCAGCGCCTGAAGATTGGTCGATCCGGCGTTGAACATGACGAAGATGACGTCCAGCGCTTCGTCCTTGAAGAAGCCCTTTTCCTGCGCGACGTACACGGGTAGGAACGCGATGTTCACCGACGAAAGGCCGACGACGATTTTGGCGGGCACCGGAGAAGGACAGACAAAAAGCAGAAAAAGAATCAGCGAAAACGTCAAGCGGCGCATAGAAATCCTCCTCCGAATTTTAAATCACCGGCTGGTCCGGGAGAATGGTCTTGAGCACGCGCAGATAGTTCCCTCCGAGGATGAGCGCGATTTCGTTTTCCTTGTAGCCGCGGCGCAACAGCCCGTCGACGAGCTTGGGCAGGTCCTCGACCTCTTCCAGGTCCTGGACCACCTCGGGCTTGCGCAGCGGATGGTGCCGGTCCTTCAGCGTCCGCGGGCCGTCGTATTTCACGAAGTCGAGCCCCAGGGCGACGTGCTCGACGCCGACGAGTTCGGCCATATAGTCGAGGTGCTTGAGCAGATCGTCGAGCGCGGCGCCTTTGTTGACGATGCGCTCGGGCAACGCGAGGATTCCGACCAAGCCGCCCTGATCGGCGATCGCCTTGATCTGATCGTCCGCCAGGTTGCGCGGATTGTCCAGCATGCCGCAGGCGTTAGCGTGGCTCACGATGAGCGGCGCCTCGGCGGCGTCCAGCGACTGGAAAAATCCTTCGCGGTTCATGTGCGCGAGATCGACCACCATGCCGAGGCGGTTCATCTCCTTGATGACCTCGACGCCGAAGCGCGTGAGACCCCCCTTGGTGCGGTTCTCCCACACGCCGTCGCCGAGCTCGTTGCGAAAGTTCCAGGTGAGCTGCATCGAGCGCAGTCCGAGGCGATAAAAATTTCTCAACTGATGGATGCTGCCGCGTAGCGGCATGCCGCCCTCGAAGTGGAGGATGAAAGAGATCTGTCCCGGGCGCACTTGGTCGGGGAGATCCGCGCGCCTGCGCACGAGCGAGATCATGCCTTCCGAGCGCGGCGCCTCTTCGAGGAACATGTCGATGTTCTCCAGCGCCGTCTCCAGATAGCGGCCGGTGTTCTGCGAATGTGAATAGGAATCGCCTGAGATCGCATAGACGGAAAGATTGATGCCGTCGCGGATCAAGCGCGGAGCGATCGCGTCGCGCAGCGGCGACTCTTCGGCGATCGATTTTCGATAAAGCTGCTCGTAAACGTCGCGGTGGCCTTCGACCACGACGTGTTTTTTCAGTATGTCCTTACCGTCCATGCCGCTCCTTTTCCCTTGAAGATGCGCTGCGCTTGGGGTAGTAATAGCGGCAAACCAAACCGGACGCAAGCGTTGCCTTTGACATCCGCACTGAGAAAACACGGCCGCTGGCTGGTTCCCCTCTTCCTGTTCGCGATTTTTTCCGGTTGCAATCCGTCATCCGGCCGCCGCGACGAAACCGTTTTCCGCGTGAACCTTTCGACGGAGCCGCCGAGCCTCGACTGGTCTTTGGCGACCGATCACGTGTCTTTCAACGTCATCGCCAATCTCATGGTCGGGCTGACCGAGTTCGACAAGAACTTAAAACCCGTCCCCGTGATCGCCAAGTCGTGGGACATTCTCGAAGGCGGGAAAAAAATCGTCTTTCATCTGCGCGACGACGTCGCGTGGAGCGACGGGAAAAAAGTTCGGGCGCACGACTTCGAATACTCCTGGAAGCGCCTGCTAAATCCCAAGACCGCCTCCGAATATGCGTACAGCCTGTTCGATATCGTGGGCGCGGAAGAGTTCAACCGGGGAACGATCGCCGACGAGAGCCAGGTGGGCGTCAAAGCGATCGACGATTCGACCCTCGAGGTCCTGCTCAAGAGCCCGACCTCTTACTTTCTCTCCCTCACCACGTTCGAGGTGACGTACCCGCAGCGCCGGGACGTCGTCGAGAAATTCGGCAGCCAGTGGACCGAGCCCGAGCACATCGTCACCAACGGCCCTTTCCTGCTCGCTTCGTGGAAGCACGAGAACGAGATCCAGCTCAAGGCCAACCCCAACTATTTCCTCGGCAAACCCGCCATCGAAAGGGTCGAGATGTACATGATCAACGAAACGACCACCGCGCTCACCATGTACGAGCAGGGACAGCTCGACTTTATCGACGACCACAGCATTCCGGCTCTGGAAAAGCCGCGTCTCGCCAAAGCGCCCGGCTTCAAGCATGTGCCCCAACTGCGCGGCGAATATTACGGCTTTGCCATGGACCGCAAGCCCTTCGACGATCCGCGCGTGCGCAAGGCGTTCGCGATGGCGATCGACCGCTCGGTGTTCCCCAGGCTGCTGCAAGGAGGACAGGCGCCGTCGTCCTCGTGGATTCCCCCGGGCATGCTGGCGCACAATCCGAAAATAGGCGTCCCCTATAATCCACCGGAGGCGAGAAGGCTCCTGCGCGAAGCAGGATACCCCGACGGCAAGGGCTTTCCCCAGGTAACGTTCGTCTACAACACCCGGGAGGATCACAAGACCGCCGCCGAAGCGGTCCAGGGAATGTGGAAGCGCAATCTCGGCGTGTTGGTGCGCCTGGAAAATTTGGAATGGAAGGTTTATCTGAAACGGCTCCAAAACGATCCGCCGCACGTCTTCCGCGCCGGCTGGGGGGCGGACTATCCCGACCCCGACAACTTCATGAAGCTCTTCATCACCGGCAGCGGCAACAATCACCCGCGTTACAAGAACGGCCGCTTCGACCAACTGGTGGAGCAAGCCGCGCGGGAGCTGAACGAGCAGAAGCGCGTCCGTGTATACAATGAGGCGCAGAAACTCCTCTGCGAGGTCGATATTCCCATCGTGCCGCTGTTTACGATCGCGGAGAGCACGGTTTTGAATCCCCGCTATACCGGATTGGAATACAACTCGATGAGCCGCCTGCTGCTGCGCGACGTCCGGCTGAAAAATAAGTGAGCGGTGAGAGGTGGGCCGTTTTCTCTTAAGGCGTCTCCTTCATGGGATTATTGTTCTCTGGGTCGTGGCGACGGCGACGTTCGGATTGCTGCGCGCCTTGCCCGGCGGACCGTTCGACCGCGACCGGCGCCTGCCTCCGGAGGTCATGGCCAACATCGAGGCCAAATACCATCTCGACGAGACGCTTCTGAAACAGTACGTCCGCTATGTCGCCGGCATCCTCCGCGGCGACCTCGGTCCTTCTTATAAGTACATCGATCGGAACGTCGCCGACATCATACTCGACACTCTACCGACTTCGACCGTGCTGGGCCTGTTGGCGCTTTTGTCGGCCCTGGCGTGTTCCTTTCCGCTCGGCGTGGCCGCCGCGAGCCATCATAACCGCTGGATCGACCGCCTGTGCGTGTTCCTCGCGACCGTCGGCATCTCGCTCCCGAACTTCGTTCTCGGCGCCGTTTTGATCTGGATTTTCTCACTGCAGCTCGGATGGTTTCAGGCCGCGCGCTGGGGCGCGCCCGGCAGCGCGGTCTTGCCGGCGATCACGCTCGGCGCGATGCCTTGCGCGCAGTTGACCTACCTGCTCCGCTCGTCGCTGCTCGAAACGCTGGGCGAAGATTTTATCCGGACGGCGCGCGCCAAGGGCGTCAGCGAATCCCTGGTCTTGTTCAAACACGCGGCGCGGAATTCTCTTATCCCCGTTTTGACTCTGCTCGGCCCGCTGCTGGCGATTTTGGTCGCCGGCTCCTTCGTGGTGGAATACGTGTTCGCCATTCCCGGCATGGGCCGGTTTTTCATTACGGCGGTGACCGACCGCGACTATCCGCTGATCATGGGGGTGACTCTCGTTTACACGGCGATCCTGGTTTGCGCGAATCTGCTGGTGGATGTCTTGTATTCGGTCGTCGATCCCCGGATGCGCTCCCGTTGAGGCGACCATGAGCGATTCGAGAAAGATAAGATGGATGGGGCGTGTCGGCGGCGAACCGTGGAGGAACCCCGCCTTTCTGATGAGCTTTGCGTTTATTGTGCTGGTGACCTTCGCCGGTTTCTTCGCGCCCGCGCTCTCGCCTTATCCGCCCGGCGGGTTCGAAGAGCAGCGCATGCTCGAAGGACCGAGCCGCGATCACTGGCTCGGCACGGACGAGCTGGGAAGAGATCTCTTTACGCGAATTCTCTACGGCGCGCGCGTCTCCATCGCGGTAGGGCTCGGGACCGCCCTGATCGCGCTCATGATCGGAACGCTTTACGGCCTCGTATCCGGTTACGCCGGCGGCGCGCTGGATAACCTGCTCATGCGGATCGTCGATATCTTCTACGGCCTTCCCGACCTGCTCATCTTCGTGCTGCTCTCTCTGTTTCTCGGCCGCAACATCGCCGGCGTCCTGATCGCGCTCGGCGTCATCACGTGGGTTCGTTTCGCCCGCATCACGCGGGGACAGGTTCTTCAGGCGAAAGAGCTTATCTACGTGGAGGGCGCCAGAGCGATCGGCGCGCCGCACCGGAGGATCGTTCTGCGCCACATCCTTCCCAACATCTTCGCGCCCGTTCTGGTGACGCTCACGTTCAGCATTCCCGCCGCGATCCTTTCCGAGTCCACGTTGAGCTTTATCGGCCTCGGCATCAACGATCCCTACAGCGAATGGGGAACCAGCTGGGGAACCTTGACCCAGGACGGCTGGCGCGCCATGCGTAGCTATCCGCACCTGATCTTTTTTCCGGCGCTGGCGATTTTTTTGACCATCCTGTCCTTCAACTTTCTCGGCAACGGCCTCAGAGATATTTTCGATCCCAAATTACGATGATACGATAAGTTGACGAAGCTCGGGCTTTGCTCTACGTTCTTCCTCAATAACGTAGCCAAGGGGGGAAGATAGATGAACTACCGTCTCGAACACGTCGCAATCAACTGCAAGAATCTTGAGGAGTCGATCCGCTTTTACCAGAATCTTTTCGGCGGCGAGCCGACGCCGATTAGAAAAGGATCGTCCGGCTATGGCTTCTGTTTTCTCAAGGTCGATGGTGAAGCTCCGCTGCAACTGATGGAGTCGGACGGCGCGGTCGGCGTGCATCACTACGGCTTTGTCACCGACGACATCGACGGCGTGGCCAACGAATTTAAGAGCAAAGGCGCCAAGATCTTGCGCGAGAATCGAGACGCGGCCGGTAAGCTCACCACCATCTTCTGTCAGGACCCCAACGGCCTACAGATAGAGATCCGAATTCCGCGCTAGCGCGCGGCGATGGCTTGGGATTCTAGAAGTTCAGCTTATAAGCAGGCCTTTTAGCAAAGGTTTTCGGCGAGAAAGTTGACTTTTGGAATCGGCATGTGTAACTTAGACCTAGAAGGTCCAATTTACGAGAGAGAACCGGGAGGATTAAATGGCGAAGACCTTTAAACAGTTGATGGAGGAGGCGCGGAAGGACGTCAAGGAGATTTCGGTCCAGGAGACCAAGGATCTTCTCGAAAGGAACGGCAACCACCTCCTGTTAGACGTGCGCGAGAAGGACGAATATCGCGAGGGTCATCTCGAAGGCGCCGTCTCCCTGCCCCGCGGCTTCCTCGAGCTCAAGGTCGAAACCACCGTTCCGGAAAAATCGACTCCGATCATCGCCTATTGCGCCGGCGGCGTGCGCTCGCTCTTGGCCGCGAAAGCGCTCAAAGAGATGGGTTATCAAAACGTGATCTCGATGTCCGGCGGCTACGGCGCGTGGAAGACGGCCGGCTACAAGTGGATCCAAGACCACCAGTTCACGCAGGAGCAGACAACCCGCTACAGCCGCCATTTCATGCTTCCGGAAGTCGGCGAGGAAGGCCAGGCCAAACTACTCAAGGCGAAAGTTCTCATTGTCGGCGCCGGCGGGCTCGGCTCCCCTTCGGCCTATTACCTCGCGGCGGCGGGCGTTGGAACTATCGGCATCATCGACAACGACGTCGTCGATCTCTCCAACCTGCAGCGGCAGATCCTGCACAGCAACGACCGTGTCGGCATGCCCAAAGTCGAGTCCGCGAAGATGACGCTACAAGGATTGAATCCCGATGTCCGTGTCATTCCTTACCAGGAAAAGTTGACGTCGAAAAACATCATGGAGATCATCAAGGACTACGACATCGTCGTCGACGGCTGCGACAACTTTCCGACGCGCTACCTGGTCAACGACGCCTGCGTCTTGACCAAAAAGCCCAACGTGCATGGAAGCATCTTCCAGTTCGAGGGACAAGCTTCGGTCTTTTATCCGGGCAAAGGGCCCTGCTACCGCTGCTTGTACCCGGAGCCGCCGCCGGCGGAGATGGCGCCGAGCTGCGCCGAGGCCGGAGTGCTCGGCGTCCTGCCGGGACTCATCGGCACGATCCAGGCGCTGGAAACGATCAAGCTGATCCTTGGGAAGGGCGAGACGCTGGTCGGCAAGCTGCTCTGCTTCAACACCTTGATGAATGAGATCACGACCTTGAATCTAAAACGCGACCCGGCTTGCCCGATGTGCGGCGACAATCCGACGATCAAGGAGCTCATCGACTACGAAGAGTTCTGCAGCCTGCGCGCGGCGCATCCGGCGCCAGAGTCTGCGCCCTCGGAAAAAAAGCGGGCGGCGGGATAAATAAAAGAGCCCGAAGCACACGCGGACCCGGATAAATCCGAAGCTCGAAATTCGAAACAAATCCAAACAAGCAAATTCAAAAATGCCAAAACGTCGAACGCGATCCGATGTTGTTCGAGTTTTTGGAATTTTGACTTTCGAAATTGTTTCGTGCTTCGGATTTCGTGCTTCGAAATTTGAGTGCCCGGGAGGACGACTGTCACATCCCCACGCTTCTTTTCAGGGCGGAGATTTCCTGCTGCGTTAACGGGCGGTATTCGCCGGGCGCGAGCGGGCCCAGCCGGAGCGGCCCCATGCGAATGCGCACGAGCTTCTCGACGAAGTAACCCCGCGCTTCGAACATCCGCCGCACTTCACGGTAGCGTCCTTCGCGAACTTCCAGCTCGATCCACGCCTTTTTCTTCAGGACCTCGACGACTCTGGCTTTGGCCGGCGCCGTCCAACCGTCCTCCAGCCGAATCCCTTTCCGCAGCCGATCGAGCTCCTGCTCAGACGGACAGCCGCTGACTTTCACCCGATATACCTTGCGCACGCCGTAGCGCGGATGCGTGAGCTTCTGCGCCAGCTCGCCGTCGTTGGTGAGGAGTAGGAGACCCGAAGAATTGAAATCCAATCTACCGACGGGAAAGACGCGGCCTTTTTTACCTAGACTCTCCAGCCATTCGCCGAGGTGCGGCCGCCCCTCGGGATCGTTCATCGACGTGATCAATCCCGGCGGTTTATGGAAGAGAAAATAGTTGAGCGCGGGCCGAACAATGAGCTTGCCGTCGACCTTGATTTTGTCCTTGACGACATCGGCCTGAGTGCCGAGCTTGGTAACCACCGCGCCGTTCACCGTGACGCGCCCGTCCTGAATCCATCTCTCGGCTTCCCGGCGCGACGCCAGGCCGGCGCGGGAAATAATTTTCTGCAAACGCTCCATAGAAACAGTAGGCAGTAGGCAGGAAGCAGTAGGCAGTTCTCTCTTTGAGTGATGGCTGCTTACTGCCTACTGCTTGCTGGATTCTGGCGGGGCTTCTTCCGGGGGTGGCGGCGGGGTCTCGCCTTCCGGTAGCGTCATCTCTTCCATCTCCTTCAAGGTCGGCAGATGGGTCAAATCTTTGAGATTGAAGAGCTGGAGAAACTCGGGCGTGGTGCCGTAGAGAAACGGCCGGCCGGGAACGTCTTTCCGCGCGACGATGCGAATCAGCCGCCGGTCTAACAGCGTCGCCACCACCCCATCGACGTCGACGCCGCGGATCGCTTCGATCTCGGCGCGGGTGATCGGCTGCTTGTAGGCGATGATGGCGAGCGTCTCCAAGGTGGCGCGGCTCATGCGGGCCGGCCTGTCGCGATAAAGCTTCTTCACCCAATCGGCATTCTCGCGGGCGGTCTGCATCTGATAACCGCCGGCGACCTCGGCGATCCGGAAGCCGCGGTCGGCGTCGTCGTATTCCGCCTGTAGGTCCCGGAGCGCGGCGGCGATCTCGTTACGCTCCGCGCCTTCGATAACCTCGCCGAGGCGCGGCAGCGTCACCGGCCCCTCGGACGCGAAGAGTAGGCTCTCCAGAATCGATTTCAATTGTTCACGCTTCATCGATATCTTCCTCGATGATCCCGCCGGCCATCTTTTGATGCGCCTCTTCCAACGGCGCCGCCGGCGCAATGATAATCGGTCCGGTAGTTTCCTCCTGCCATATTTTCACCGCGCGAATCTTGACCAGCTCCAGCATGGCGAGAAACGTCACCACGACCTCCATCCGCGACACCGCCCCCGTGAAAAGCTCTTGAAACACCGCTTTGCCTCGGCGATGCAGGTCGGCCAAAATCTGGCTCATTTTTTCCCGTACCGATACCGTTTCCAGCTCGACCTGGTGCACTGAATCCTTGGGCAGCCGATCGAGCACGGTGCGGAGCGCGGCGATCAAGTCGAACAGAGAGACGGTCTCAAAGCCCACGGTCTCCACCTGTTCCGGCGGCTCGGGCGAGCGGACGAATACGTCGCGCTTCAAGATGTCGCGCCGTTCCAGCTCTCCCGCTGCTTCTTTGAATCTCTGATACTCCAACAGCCGGCGCACCAGCTCGTCGCGCGGATCGCCCTCCTCGTCTTCTTCCAGATCAGTTTCGTCCGGCGGCAGCAGCATTCTCGACTTGATGTGGACCAGGGTCGCCGCCATCACCAGAAATTCTCCGGCGACGTCGAGGCTCAACATCTCCATCAGCTCCAGCGTGGCGAGATACTGCTCGGTGATCGCGGCGATGGGAATATCCGTGATGCTGACCTCGTTCTTCTTGATCAAGTGGAGCAGGAGGTCCAGCGGGCCTTCGAACATCTCCAATTGAACTGTGTGAGTCATAGGCCGATCGCTTCCCGGACTTCATTCATGGTCTCCGCGGCTTTCTCCTGCGCCACGCGATTCCCTGCCGCCAAAACATCTTCCACTTCCGCCGGGCGCTGCTCGAGCGCGGCCCGCTTCTCCCGCATCGGCGCAAGCTCTTCGATCACGTGCTTGATCATGATCTTCTTGCATTCGAGGCAGCCGATGCCCGCGGTGCGGCAGCCTTGGGTGACGTAGTCGATCTCCTGCGGCGTGCAGTAGATCTTGTGCAGGTTGAACGCCGGACATTTTTCCGGCTCGCCCGGATCTTTGCGCGTCACGCGCGCCGGGTCGGTCATCATGCGGCTCAACTTTTGATCGATCTCTTCGGGCGGATCGGTGAGGAAGACCGCGTTGCCGTAGCTCTTGCTCATTTTCCTGCCGTCCAGGCCGGGAACCTTCGGCGTTTGTGTCAAGAGAACTTCGGGCTCGGGAAAAATCGGCGCGTAAACCTGGTTGAAGCGGCGCACGATCTCGCGCGTAAGCTCCACGTGCGGCGCCTGGTCCACGCCCACGGGAACCTTGTTGCCTTTGTACATGATGATGTCCGCCGCCTGAAGCACCGGATAGCCCAGGAAACCGTAAGTGGAGAGATCGCGCTCTTTCAGTTCCTGGACCTGCTCTTTGTAAGTCGGGTTGCGCTCCAGCCACGGCACCGGAATGATCATCGAAAGCAGCAGGTGCAGCTCCGCGTGTTCCTTGATGTCCGATTGGCGAAAGATAACGGAGCGCTTCGGATCCACGCCGGCACTCAGCCAATCTGCGGCCATCTCGATACCGCTCCGGCGAATACCCTTGGGGTTCGAGTAATCCGTCGTCAGCGCGTGCCAGTCGGCGACGAAGAAAAAACAACGATAGTCCTTTTGCAGCTTCACCCAATTCTTGAGCGCGCCGTGAAGGTGGCCGAGATGAAGGCTCCCCGTTGGCCGCATGCCGCTGACGATGGTTTCGGTAGCCACTGTTTAAACCAGCCAGTTAAAAACCCCGAGCAGAAAACGTATCGCTGGGCCCATCAAGTGATCCAGCACGTCGGTCATCAAAAGCACGATGACGATCAGAAAACCGAAAGGCTCGACGCGCGCAACGGCCGACGACTGCGGCTCCGGCAATAGCCCGACCAGCACCCGGCCGCCGTCGAGCGGCGGAATCGGAATCAAGTTGAACACCGCCAGAACCACGTTCATGATCACCGTCGTTTTGGCCATGTCGGTCAGCGGCCCAAGAATCGCGATCGACGACCCCGAACCCGACGAAAGCGGCTCGTCATAAGACAGAAGCAACTTCAAAACCATCGCGCTGCCGAAGGCGAGCACAAGGTTCGTCAGCGGTCCGGCCAGGGCGACCCAGATCATGTCCCGCTTGGGTCGATTGAGATTGTGAAAATTCACCGGCACGGGCTTCGCGTAGCCGAAAACAAAAGGCGAATGTGCGACGATCAGCAGAAGCGGCAACAAGACGGTGCCGAACGGATCGATATGGGCGAGAGGGTTGAGAGTCAGCCGTCCCATCCGCGCCGCCGTCGGATCGCCCAAGTAGTACGCGACGTATCCATGCGCGACTTCATGGAAAACGATAGCCACCAGCACCGGCACCGCCCAGATCGCGATATTTTGTATCGTCTCCACAACCGTATACGTTACTTTTCAAAGATAGGGCACGCACCGCGAAAACACAAGAAAAAACTTGCCGGTTCAGGCGTAAAGCGGGTTCGGAATCGAGTCGTTGGCCGAGCATCGATTGCACCGAGCGAAAGCGCACGCGAGTTGACATAGCGCCGGCTTATCGGATACGCTTTTCTTTGAAAAAAGATTTCTTTGTACCGTCATGGGACTTACGTTCATTCAGGCTACGGTAGCCGGTTCGAGAGGTCGAAAGCGGTCCGTGCGCTTTTTAGTCGACAGCGGAGCCTCCTACACGGTGCTGCCCGAGAAGGTATGGAAAGGCCTTGGGCTGCGGCCCAAGCGCGAGCTCACCTTCACGCTAGCCGACGGCACGGATCTCCGTAGAAAAGTTTCCGAGTGTCTCATCCGTTATAACGGCTTGGAGGGACATACGCCGGTCATCCTCGGCGAGCGCGGAGACCAGCCGCTTCTTGGCGCCGTTACTCTTGAGATCCTCGGTCTTGTCCTCAACCCGTTTACCCGCACTCTCCAGCCGATGAAACTCATGGTGGCCAAGCACTGAGCGCTGCCGAGTTTCGACGCTTCTCTAGCGCACAAATCCGACGGACCTGCGCTGCTTGCCGCCAAACTATTTTCCGCCGGCTCTTTCCCGCGGATGGTATTTGCGATGGGCTTCTTTCAAATGGCTGCGCGTGAGATGCGTATAAATTTGCGTCGTCGAAATGTCTGCGTGGCCGAGCATCGATTGAACGGAGCGGAGATCCGCGCCGCCTTCCAGCAGATGCGTGGCGAAGGAATGGCGCAAGGTGTGCGGCGTCACCCGCTTCTCGATGCCGGCCGCGAGGCTGTGATGCTTGAGCGCCTTCCAGAATCCCTGGCGCGTCATCGCCCTGCCCGAGCGAGTGACGAATAGATGCGGGCTCGACCGCCCGCGAAGAAATTTCGGCCGCACTTCGGTTAAATAACGGACCAGGCTTTCTCTCGCCTTCCTGCCGAACGGGACCTGGCGCACCTTGGCGCCTTTTCCTTTGACGATAAGATAATTGCCGTCCATGTTGACCTGATGGGCGAGGAGCGAGACCAGCTCGGAAACCCTGAGACCGGCCGCGTAGAGCAGCTCCAGCATCGCCCGGTCGCGGCGGCCGAGAGCGGTCGTCGGATCGGGCTGGCTCAAGAGCTTGCCGATCTCGTCGGCGCCGAGAACGTGCGGCAGCCTTCTCGGACCGCCATGATCGCTGAACTGCGGCATCGGATTCTCTTTTATCTGCTCCTCTTTTTCCAGAAATCGGTAGAATTGGCGCGCCGAAACCACGGCGCGGGCGATCGAGCGCGCGCTCAACTTGCGCGCGCGCAGCGACGCGAGAAAGGAGCGCAAGTGAACGGTCTCGCTTCTTCCCCAAGCATCCACGCCGCGTGATTTCAAAAAGTTCGCCAGACGATTGAGGTCGCGGCTGTACGCCTCGATCGTATTTCGCGCCAGCCCTTTCTCGACGGTGAGCGCGTCGAGAAACGAATCAATTTGCGGACTGAGCGATTCCTTCATTCTCGGCCGCCATCAAGGTTTCGCACAGCTCGCGCCGGATGCTTTCGAGGCGCGCCGGGTCGGCGATCTTCCCGCCGTGCTCGTCGGTGACGTAAAAAACGTCCGCCACCTGATCCACGTTGGTCGATATCTTGGCGACGTGAATCGAGAGGCCGAGGAGGTGCAGCGTGTGGGTGATGGTGAACAGGACGCCGATCCGGTCTTGCGTGTAAACATCGACGATCGTGAAGTCGTCGGAGGCGCGGTTGTCGACCAAAACCGCCGTCGGAACTTTGGGCGCGCGCTTTTTGAACAGCGACGGACGCTCCGACTCTTCGACGAGCCGGGCGACGTCGGCCGCGCCGCTGAGCACCTGCTCCAGCAGCGCCCGCATCCGCTCCCATTTTTCCGGCCTCACCGCGGCTTCCGGCGTGCCCATATGAGATATGCGAAAAACGTCGAGGATCAATCCGTCCTTCCGCGTGATGATGCGCGCGCTCAAAATGTCGAGGCCCATCGCCGCGAAGACGCCCGCGATGCTGGCGAAAAGGCCGGGCCGGTCGTTCGTGCAAATGGCCATCTCGCTGAGCTCTTTCTCCGGCATATGGCGCACCGTGCTGACGAAGGTCTGGCCTTTGAACTGCCCCTCGATCTTCCTCGGGGCGGTGAGCTCGCCGAACCGCTCGATCAGCTCGAAGTGAAACGGGATGTCTTCCTCCGGCGTCGACAGAAAGTATCGCTCCGGCATGGACGCGAAAAAATTCCGGATCCTCTCCGGCGGATGCCAGGGCGTCAGTTGGCGCTCCAGCCGCGACTGGATGCGCCGGATCTTCTCGATGCGGGCCTCCGTCCGCGACTCGCCTTTCTCCAGAGCTTCCAACTCTTGCAGCGATCCCAGATAGAGCTGCTCGAGCAGCGACGCCTTCCACGGATTCCAGACCTGCGGGCCGACCGATTTCATGTCCGCATAGGTCAAGAGGTAGAGCATCTTGAGGTTGTCCGCGTTGCCCATCGTCTTGGCGAAATCGAGCACGAGCTTGTCGTCTTCGATGTCCCGGCG
This genomic stretch from Candidatus Binatia bacterium harbors:
- a CDS encoding membrane dipeptidase; protein product: MDGKDILKKHVVVEGHRDVYEQLYRKSIAEESPLRDAIAPRLIRDGINLSVYAISGDSYSHSQNTGRYLETALENIDMFLEEAPRSEGMISLVRRRADLPDQVRPGQISFILHFEGGMPLRGSIHQLRNFYRLGLRSMQLTWNFRNELGDGVWENRTKGGLTRFGVEVIKEMNRLGMVVDLAHMNREGFFQSLDAAEAPLIVSHANACGMLDNPRNLADDQIKAIADQGGLVGILALPERIVNKGAALDDLLKHLDYMAELVGVEHVALGLDFVKYDGPRTLKDRHHPLRKPEVVQDLEEVEDLPKLVDGLLRRGYKENEIALILGGNYLRVLKTILPDQPVI
- a CDS encoding peptide ABC transporter substrate-binding protein — translated: MTSALRKHGRWLVPLFLFAIFSGCNPSSGRRDETVFRVNLSTEPPSLDWSLATDHVSFNVIANLMVGLTEFDKNLKPVPVIAKSWDILEGGKKIVFHLRDDVAWSDGKKVRAHDFEYSWKRLLNPKTASEYAYSLFDIVGAEEFNRGTIADESQVGVKAIDDSTLEVLLKSPTSYFLSLTTFEVTYPQRRDVVEKFGSQWTEPEHIVTNGPFLLASWKHENEIQLKANPNYFLGKPAIERVEMYMINETTTALTMYEQGQLDFIDDHSIPALEKPRLAKAPGFKHVPQLRGEYYGFAMDRKPFDDPRVRKAFAMAIDRSVFPRLLQGGQAPSSSWIPPGMLAHNPKIGVPYNPPEARRLLREAGYPDGKGFPQVTFVYNTREDHKTAAEAVQGMWKRNLGVLVRLENLEWKVYLKRLQNDPPHVFRAGWGADYPDPDNFMKLFITGSGNNHPRYKNGRFDQLVEQAARELNEQKRVRVYNEAQKLLCEVDIPIVPLFTIAESTVLNPRYTGLEYNSMSRLLLRDVRLKNK
- a CDS encoding ABC transporter permease produces the protein MSDSRKIRWMGRVGGEPWRNPAFLMSFAFIVLVTFAGFFAPALSPYPPGGFEEQRMLEGPSRDHWLGTDELGRDLFTRILYGARVSIAVGLGTALIALMIGTLYGLVSGYAGGALDNLLMRIVDIFYGLPDLLIFVLLSLFLGRNIAGVLIALGVITWVRFARITRGQVLQAKELIYVEGARAIGAPHRRIVLRHILPNIFAPVLVTLTFSIPAAILSESTLSFIGLGINDPYSEWGTSWGTLTQDGWRAMRSYPHLIFFPALAIFLTILSFNFLGNGLRDIFDPKLR
- a CDS encoding VOC family protein, with the translated sequence MNYRLEHVAINCKNLEESIRFYQNLFGGEPTPIRKGSSGYGFCFLKVDGEAPLQLMESDGAVGVHHYGFVTDDIDGVANEFKSKGAKILRENRDAAGKLTTIFCQDPNGLQIEIRIPR
- a CDS encoding ABC transporter permease: MGRFLLRRLLHGIIVLWVVATATFGLLRALPGGPFDRDRRLPPEVMANIEAKYHLDETLLKQYVRYVAGILRGDLGPSYKYIDRNVADIILDTLPTSTVLGLLALLSALACSFPLGVAAASHHNRWIDRLCVFLATVGISLPNFVLGAVLIWIFSLQLGWFQAARWGAPGSAVLPAITLGAMPCAQLTYLLRSSLLETLGEDFIRTARAKGVSESLVLFKHAARNSLIPVLTLLGPLLAILVAGSFVVEYVFAIPGMGRFFITAVTDRDYPLIMGVTLVYTAILVCANLLVDVLYSVVDPRMRSR
- a CDS encoding ABC transporter substrate-binding protein, translated to MRRLTFSLILFLLFVCPSPVPAKIVVGLSSVNIAFLPVYVAQEKGFFKDEALDVIFVMFNAGSTNLQALAGGDVQIMGSAFVETIGGRASGIVDVRNFWGISNIMPFQLYSHSSFKSMKEAKGKRFAISRFGSLTDFLTRATVQHFGVNPKEVTILQIGSTPARFAALEAGGVDASIVWFPVTEIAKSKGYNKLFDLKEIFPEWPYETFAARESWLAKEKDQVTKFLRAYQRGVRHTHQNKEDAVRAIRKYVRMDPAYAPAGYDEYRDSFPVNGKIAEKPIPVVIEQEFEAGRIKRKITVDEMIDKSFIQAVGGK